The stretch of DNA AGGAGGGCAGAGGGGTGGATGCCAGCTGCACCGGGGTGAGAGCCTAGGCCAGGAGGGCAGAGGGGTGGAGGGAGTGAGGGGCTCCTGGGAGAGTGATGGGGGGCTTGAAGGGATGGGGATAACAGGAGAAACCCCAGCATTGGTGGCAGGGAAAAGGTGAGGGGCAGGTAAGGGGACGGAAAGGTTTGAAGATGGGGTGGTGGAGGCAGTGGGGCAGAAGGCATGGGCGCTGGGGGACCAGGTCGGTCTGATCCGAtgatgggagaaggagaggcttAATTCCCCCggaattctcaatttttttttttttgagacagagtctcactctgttgatttacaggcggtggcccatgcctgtaatcccagcactttgggaggccaaggtgggtgtatcacttgaggtcaggagttcgaaaccagcctggccaatatggtgaaaccccatctctactaataatgcaaatattagctgggcatggtggtgggtgcctgtaatcccagccccttgggaggctgaagcaggagaatcgcttgaacccaggaggcaggggttgcagtgagccgaaattgtgccattgcactccagcctgggcaacaagagagaaactccattaaaaaaacaaacaaaaacaaaacaaacaaacaaaacacagtaaGGTAAGAGAGATGGCAGGTGAAGCGTTCTACCCGAAAGAAAATCATCACAGAGCACAGGGCAATTTCTGGAGGTGATGAATAGGTTTTAGTTCCTTGGTTGTGGCAATGGTATGGTGGTTGCTTGCACACGTCCAAACTCCTCAAgatgtgtacattaaatatgcgCCATTTTTGTATCTCGATGATGCCTCCataaagctaaaaaataaattcctctgTCCTTATCGGAAATGCACCTGGCCCCCGCTTCGGAAAATGACTGGCCGCTCTCTCCTTGCAGTGTGTTCCGCAGCTGTAGGCACCTGTCGTCCTGCCTTCGATGGCTCCTCCCTCCGTCCCCCTggtcctcctcctcgtcctcttGCTGAGCCTGGCAGAGACTCCAGCATCCGCACCTGCCCACTGGGTAACGCCTCCCTAAGTTCCTCGGAAACAACAGTGTCCCCAAATCCCTGCCCTCtgggaagagttttta from Gorilla gorilla gorilla isolate KB3781 chromosome 20, NHGRI_mGorGor1-v2.1_pri, whole genome shotgun sequence encodes:
- the GALP gene encoding galanin-like peptide isoform X2, which gives rise to MAPPSVPLVLLLVLLLSLAETPASAPAHWSSTFPKWVTKTERGRQPLRS